The DNA sequence TTTGTGCAAAATATATGAAGGAGAAAGATGTGAAATAATTCCCTGTGATGGACACTCTAATTCAACATAGTTTAATTTATACACACATTGTTCTTTATGTTTTGACTTCACGTTATTGCTACAGATAAAGACTCCATAATGTTTGATAGCTAACTGTCTAGCTCTTAACTATAATTCCTGCATGTAGATATAAATAGAAGACAAGAATGAGGAAAAAAgattttaaagcttgttttaacAACTGTTTCTTGCACTCTAAGTTTTGACTATTTAGCCCTCCAAATAGAGGCGGAATCAGGATTTAAACTTTATGGGTTCTGTACTTGCCATTGAACTAGATTATATCTCATTTAGTTATTCGGTTAGCGGttacatatttatatatatttaataaattccCTAATACAAATATATGGTCCAAGCAAAAGCTACTTGATTCATTCGAATGCTTTCGTAGTACTCTAGCTCTGCACATGCCTCTAACAAAATTAGACGACATGGCATTCACCAATCTCGTCGATATATTATTTTgttaggaaaaaaaataaaaggaagaaagtGTTGTATTTTGTCTCTAATGATGTTTATAAGTTAGAAAAATGTTATACTTAAGAGTTTTAGGTCTATGTACGAACAAttgtctaaaaatatttacataattaGACCACTTAAAAGATCAGAATAAGGTAAAGCTTGAAGATAAATTCTATCATCAATTAATTTTCTTACTCCGTACTTTGATGTCATTGAAATGATAACCTATCTGAAAATAGACGAGAAGCTTGTTTACTCACTTAGTCCTTAAGATGCCTTCGACAAAATAACTTCAAGTACGTTTATATGCTCCATATGGTTCATGTTATATGTCACGTTGCCTTTTTATTctgttaaaaaaaaattaaaaactatcTTTAACTTTAAACATTTTATTTTACCCTTATTGACATGTTCTTATAGCCATAAAAAGGTCATAACATGTTTGAGTCTAAAGTATCAAAAGTTTTCGTTTCTTTATTAAACTGAATGCTCAGTTGCACACCGTCGTATAAAATAAAACGTAGAAAGTAACAATTACTTAGAAAATTCAATTTAAATCATGGAAGTCACCGAATTTTGATTCTATTTGCCCATAAAGAAGAAATATCCAAAGTTTAAAAGAATGAAAAGATTGTCATTATTAGCAAAcaacccctctcttcttcatatcattttgTTTGTATGAAGGCCAAGATGCCCTTGATGTGGCTAAGCGGCAATtatttgtataaaatttataagaAGGGACAAATATTAAATATCATGTTTGGCCCATGCTCATCACGGGCTTTATCCATCTAGTAGTAAAAATAGGGTAGGGCAAAATTTAAAATTGATCATATTTTTGGGAGCTACTAAAAATAAACAATATCATTTCTCGATAGGGTAAACAGACAACATTTTGTTCTTGGTATGAGTATATTTGATCCTTGTATAAGTTGTAACACATCAGATTCATCTATTAGCCATACTATGATAAAGCTCTTAAAAAGACAATGTTGCCCTTGCTCTTAAGTTTTCTCCTGATCAAACCTCTTTTAGGATACTCAAGTCCAAGGATATAATCTTAAACAAAATTTTATAGAGTTTTAAACCAAACATAAAATAGTTCTATACATCCAATTTCAATGCAGTGAACCAAAAATCAGATAGGAAATATACTAATCTTGCATTACTAATCCTTTTATTACAATCCCTGCATAATTTTTATAAACTAAACGACCAATTAATTTACTAGGTTAATATCCTCTTGTTTTCTCTTTTGGCTTTGCAACAACAGGAACATGTAAGGAATGAGTAAAAAATTGTGTGACCTTGAAATTACTACCACAAAAGAAGTCGAGACGCCAATGGATGAAGAAGAGAATGGTTCTGGAGTTCAATTTGCAGATGACATAGTATTCGAGATACCAATTTGGCTCCCTACTAAGTCCCTCATGCGATTCAAGTGTGTTGCTAAAGCTTGGAATACTTTAATACGACATGATCCCAACTTTGTCAAGTCTCACATTGCTCATTCTCTTGCCCGTCCCTCAGCCACCCACCTATTGTTTCAACTGGATATTTCTCCTCCTCTCCCATCTGGGCAGCCCTCTTCTAATTCCCCAAGAGCACAACTAAAAGAAAGATCTCCTTTACAACTCGCGCCTCATCATTATTCTGACACGAGAGTAGTGTATGATATATGCTCAAATCAGTGCAATGGCCTTGTTTGTCTTTACGATCTTTATAGACATAAGTCTCAAATTTACTTATACAACATTACCACAGGGGAGATTAAAGCTTTGCCATCCTCTCTAGTAAAAGTGTTTGAATACTCGAAGGTTCCTACATTATTTATGGGATTTGATCCGATCAAAGAAAAATACAAATTGCTTTATTTTTCTGATGAATTCAAAATAAAGATCAAGATTCTTGCTCTAGGAACCAACTCCTGGAGAGAAGTAAAATTAATCCCTTTTCAGCCTTCACCCAAGTTTTCCAATTTGGAGAAGGCTGCTAGCTTGGTCGAAGTAGAATGGAGCAACATTCCGAAGATTGTTTTTGCAACAACGAGCTTTATTAGTGCTCCAACTACTTTGGTGTTCCCCAATCATTTTAGCTTAAAATTTGCTAGCAATTTTGTTGAGAACATTATCCCATTATCATTTGTTGATGTTTAGTTTGAAAATCGAATGACAGAAATCGAGATTTTGTTTAGTTTCTAGTTTTGAAGTTAACATTGCTAAGTATGTTTACTAATTTATGGATTGTGCTTTGTTATCGAATGGTTTTTATTGTACAAAAACTATTGTGTTGTGGAGATTGGATTGTGCATTTTGCTCAACTGGACAGCATAGACTTATTGTGATAGTTCATCTGAAATGAAGGCATGTTTGATTCTGAATCTTTAACATTCCTAGATATTGACCTTTTACCTATTGTTTTATGTTGGTTGTTGAGGTTACATAGCAGTATTTTGTGACAAACATTATCCATTGAGGATGTAATATCTCTGAATGTAGACTTTTGTTAGTACTGCAAACACCAGCAGTCCTAACCTATGCCCAACCCCTACCAAAGACAGATATATAAAGGACAGTCGGGTACATAAGGCATCCCGTGTTTACGCGGGTCCGTATAAGGGTCGCATTCCAAGAGGTGTAGTg is a window from the Nicotiana tomentosiformis chromosome 10, ASM39032v3, whole genome shotgun sequence genome containing:
- the LOC104101660 gene encoding putative F-box protein At1g47790, with protein sequence MDEEENGSGVQFADDIVFEIPIWLPTKSLMRFKCVAKAWNTLIRHDPNFVKSHIAHSLARPSATHLLFQLDISPPLPSGQPSSNSPRAQLKERSPLQLAPHHYSDTRVVYDICSNQCNGLVCLYDLYRHKSQIYLYNITTGEIKALPSSLVKVFEYSKVPTLFMGFDPIKEKYKLLYFSDEFKIKIKILALGTNSWREVKLIPFQPSPKFSNLEKAASLVEVEWSNIPKIVFATTSFISAPTTLVFPNHFSLKFASNFVENIIPLSFVDV